The sequence TAGGATTATCCTAAGTTTTTATTTTTTTATTCTACTGGTGTTTGTTCTTGTTTTTCATATTGTTTTCGTTCACTAGCATTTAATCATTTCTTACGTAAACGAATATTTAATGGTGTAATTTCAACTAATTCATCATTTTCAATAAATTCTAATGATTCTTCTAAATTCATAATGATTGGTGGTGATAAGCGAATGGCATCATCATTTCCAGCTGATCGCGTATTTGTTAACTTTTTATTTTTACATGGGTTAACAACTAAATCATTACTACGACTATGAATTCCGACAATCATTCCTTCATAGACTTTTGTTCCTGGAGTGACAAATAAACTTCCGCGTTCTTCTAACGCCCCTAAAGCATAGGCGGCTGTTGTTCCTAATTCATTTGCAATTAAGACCCCATTACCACGACTAGGGATTTCACCTTTATATTGTTCATAACCACTAAATTTACGAACTAAGATTCCTTCTCCATGAGTTGCATTAATAAATTCACGTTGATAACCAATTAAACCACGCGTTGGAATACTATATGTAATCTTAGTATGAGTTCCGACCATATCCATATTTAACATTGTTCCTTTACGTAAATTTAATTTTCCAATTACTGTTCCTGAATACTCATCCGGAACAGTAATAATCACTTCTTCCATTGGTTCTAATAAGACATTAACATCATCACGGCGTAGAAGAACTTCTGGTTTTGAAACCGCTAGTTCAAACCCTTCGCGGCGTAGATTTTCTAATAAAATCGATAAGTGTAATTCTCCCCGTCCTGAAACACGGAATCCATCAACACTTGAATCACTTAATGGTTGGACACGTAATCCGACATTAACTTCTAATTCTTTTTCTAATCGTTCTTTAATATTACGAGTTGTAACAAATTTTCCTTCTTTTCCAGCAAATGGTGATTTGTTAACTAAAAAGTTCATTGCTAAAGTTGGTTCTTCAATTGTAATTGGTTCCATTGCAACAACATTATTTTTATCACAAATTGTATCTCCAATTGAAATATCACTAATTCCAGCAATAATAACAATATCCCCAGCAACCGCTGTTTGTTTTTTAATTCGTTTTAATCCTTCATAGACAAAAACACCAGTAATTTTTCCTTTTGCTAATTGACCATCATTTTTAGCAATTGTCACTTCTTGCCCTTCACTAATTGTTCCAGCAAATAAACGCCCAATTCCTAAGCGCCCAATATATTCATCAAAAGCTAAAGAACTAACTTGCATTCTTAATGGTTCACTAGTTAAATCCGGATATGGTGTGACATGATTAATAATTGTTTCAAATAACGGAATTAAATTTTCTCCTTGATCAGTTAATTCTTTTTGCACAATTCCTTGTTTAGCAATTCCATATAAAACTGGAAAGTCTAATTGTTCATCAGTTGCTCCTAAATTCATAAATAATTCTAAAGCTTCATTAACAACTTCCGCTGCTCGTTGATCTTTTTTATCAATTTTATTAATTAATAAAATTGGACGTAACCCTAATTCTAATGATTTTTGCAATACAAAACGTGTTTGGGGCATTGGCCCTTCACTTGAATCGACTAATAAGATTACTGTATCAACGGTTTTAATAATACGTTCAATTTCTGATGAAAAATCAGCATGGCCAGGGGTATCAACAATATTGATTTTATAATCCTTATAGTTAATCGCACAATTTTTTGCATAAATTGTAATTCCCCGCTCTTTTTCTAAGGCATCACTATCCATTATCAGGTCCACAATTTGGGCATTCTCATGAAAAACACCACTTTGTTGCAATAAAGCATCAACTAACGTTGATTTACCAGCATCAACATGGGCAATCACGGCAATATTAATAATTTTTTTATGTTCCATTTTTTTCTCCTCAATTATCATAACTAATTAATTATACTTGATATTTTTAAAAAAAGATAATCAATTAATAAATCGTTTTAATAATTTACGTTGTTGATCATAATTCTGGTTGATCACTAATATGTTATTTTCTTTGATAAATTTTCTAATGTATAATTGTTTTTAATTTTATGTAAATGGTCATTTTTATCTTAACATAAAATAAAAAAATCCTATCTATTAAAATAGGATTAAATTTAATAAACAAATTATTTTTATACTTTAATCCTTATAAAATTTAGATATTAAGAGTAAAAAATGCATTACAAATATTAAAAAATTTAATCATGCATTTATTAAAATTTAACTAAAAAATAAATCAGAATAATCAAAATAATTATTTTTTATTCAGTTCTTAATTTATAAACTGAAGCTTCAACAGATAACATAAAGAAATCTCCATTTGGAAGTTGAACTGTTCCAAAAGCGGATTTGCGAAAAGCCTCAACTTGTTCTTTAACAGTACCATCATCATTTAGTTGATAATTTGTTTGCATGCTTGTTGCCAAAATCGTTTCATCCTTCAATTCTATTATAGAATAAATGCCATTTTTAAAATCACCAACCTTTTTAATAATCTTACCTGCCATTGTTAGTTGAAAAATTCTTCCTCCAATAGAATTCTTTCATCCTCCAGCCAAAATAGTATTATTTGATAATTTTACTAGTGATGAAATTACCACGCCAAGATTTTCCTGAACTGTTGCAATTACTTTGCCATCTTTATTTAATTGATAGATTGCCCCATTATATCCTCCAGCCAAAATGGTTCCATCTTCTAATTGTAAAAAAGAAGTAATGGTATAAGAGTTCTGAATTTTTTCTTGATTAATAACTGAACCATCAGAATGCAAATGTCATACAGTCTGTCTCCCAGTTGATACTAAAATAGTGTTATCATTTAATTTACCAATTGCTTTAATCGAATTGTCGTCGCCCATCTCATCATTAATTTTTGATTTAAATGTTCCATCTGAATTAAGTAAATATAAACCAGTATTTGTTCCAACTAATATTTTTTTGATACTATCTAAATATAATATTCCATTACCACTTGTAGCATCATTAAACTCAGTTGAATCAGTAGTTGGTATTGAACTAATTACAGTACCAATATCTTTATTAAATACACGATAATTAACTTGAATTGGGTCAGTATCTAAAATGTAATCTTCATTATATTTTGTCGATACTTGAATAAAAGCAGAAGAATTAAGAATTGTTCCCTTTTCAACTTCAATTGCTTTTAGATTTACTTCCGGATTCTTTTCCCCAATTTTATTTATGATTGTATCTTCTTTTTTATTTAAAATATCCTCAAGATTAACGTCAGTTAAAACTTCTGATAATAATTTACGATTACTTTGACTAAAATATAATTTTAAAACATCACTATTTAAATAAATTTTACTATTTTCAATGACAGTTAAGTCAACTTGCAAGACATCATCACCAATCTTATTAAAATTTTCTATTTTAACATTACTTGTAACCAAATCAGCATTTTCAATAGACCCTTTAACTATATCTAATAGTTCCTCTGACGTCCCGCTAGTGACAGTTTTTGGAAAATTTACTTTTTTAACATCAGTTGCTAATGTTATTAACTCTGGTAAGTAATTTACTTCAACCGAAGAATTATGCAAATAAATATTACTTGATGATTTTACAAAAACACTAGCTTTACTAGCTTTAATATTTTTAAGATAAAGATCATCTTTTTTCAAATTATTATTTTGGGCCACTGCAGCATTTAAAATAGTCTCTTCTCTATTATCAGGAATCGGTCCTAAATTACGCTTTGTTAATACTTCTGCTAAATCAATACGTCAATTTGGATCTGATGATTGTGAGCCAGCAATTTTATTTTCAATTCGTGTAAAATATCATCCTAAGGTTCCAGCAACTACTCCGATAATTAAAATAAAACCTAAACCTAAGCTTAAAATTAGTTTTTTAATCTTTGACATATGTAAAAGATGTTGACGATTCATAATTAACATTTGTCGACCAAAATGATTTTTTAAGGAATTACTATTTTCATTAATAAGTTTTGAAGCAATTAATTCTGTTTTCTCTTTTTTAATGACAGCTAATTGTTGTTGATTTGTTGATTTTTCTTTAATTCTCTCAATTGTTGCTTGTGATAATGTGATTACATTATTTACCATATTTAACTTGGGTGATCCATCACCATTATATAAATCCTCTTTTCAAAAGAAAGCATAAGAATCATGTTTACAGAAAATAAAAGCTACAGGAATAACCCCATTGTCTTCATCAATATCGTGGTTTTTATCAATATTACATTTAAATAATTCTAAATCATCTAAATCTTTTAAAATGTTTTTCTTAACAGCACTAACAACTTTTTTAAACTTTTGTTGGCAACTAGTACACATATTGTCGTAAAATACTTGCATTTTATTTTTCATATTCAGTTCACCTCCAAATGATACAATATAAATATTTTTAATTACTTGGCGTAATTATATATTAAAACATAAAAAATTATTACTATTTTTGCAAAAAAAAAAAAAAAAATCAAAAAAATGAAAAAAATTGGTAAATTAAGTTCCAAATAAAAAAATATTAAATATTTAAACTATACTTCAATAAAAAACCGATAATTATGGATATCTCCAATTTAAATATCAAAAAGACTGAATAATTTCAGTCTTATAAAATATAAGTTTTCAAACAACCTTTTTTTATTCAGTTAATAAATGTTATTTTGTCAAATCAATTAACCGTTCACGACGTAAACGAATTAAAACAATCATTGTAATTGCACTTGTCAGAACAAATAACGCTAGAATAACTATCACAATACTTTGCCATGAAAAGACTAATTCAAATAATAAACCCGTTAAAGAAAAAATAAAACTAGTTAATAATTGCCAAGCATAGAAGGAAATTAAGAATGGTAACCCTAAACCAATCACAAAAGCAATTATATATCATGATAAAACATAATTCATAATTTTAAAGTTACTATAGCCCATTGCTTTTAAGGTTGCCATAATTCCTTTATTTTCCTCAACTACAATATTAACTAAAACCATTAAAATAAAGGCCACAATAATAAAAGTAAAAATAGCTGTAATTTGAATTAATAAAGTAGCATTTTTAAAAACATTTTCTAAAGATGTTTGTAATAAATCAAGGGGCATTAAACTATTTGCATTATTTAAAATTGCCGTTGCATATATTACAGCCTCATTTTGATCTTTAGCTGAGGTTGGGGTAAAGTAAATATAATTTTCTGGTTTTAAACCATTTTTTGAATAAATTGTTAAATAATGTTCAGGTTGAAAGCCTTCTTTCCGTTTGGAAATCAAGCGATTTTGGCCAAAAACTTTTTTATCAACTTGATCTGGAATTCGGTCAATCCCTAATAAACTCCGAAGAGTTTTACTATCCATATAAATATTATTGGTTGTAGTATCATTATTTGTATAACCAACAACTTGTAATAAGGTTGTTTGATAATCTTTTGGCGAAGTTTTAACTTTTCATTCAAATGGGTGAGTAATGGGAATTTCATTACTATATCATATTTTTTTTGAAACAACAATTGGAATAGCAGTTGAATTTGATAGTGGTTTAAAAAGATTATTAACATAGCTAGTATTATCATCAAAATTATAATAATCAGCAAAATTAGTTTCTTGGTCTAAACCAATAACACTCGCTTGGCGGATTTTAGTATTATCTTCTAATTGTAAAGGTTCAATTGAGGTTGAAAACAATGGTAATTCATCATTTGAATCATAAATAAATTTTCCAAAACTTAAATTTGGGATTGATGGCTGTAATTTAGCATTTTGTAAATAAAATTTGATTTTGACAAATAATTCTGGTGTCGTTGCAGATTGAACTGTGCTTAATAATTCATCAAAAGATTTACTATTAATTACTTGTTTTAAATAATCACCATTAAGACACTTATTCATCATTGGTTGAGAGATAATTCTAATTATTTCGTTTCCTGGTTTATTTTTACCAACTTCGTCGTTTTGATCCGTAAAAGTAATTGGCATATATTTATTTGCTCATTCTCACGAACAATTAAAACTATTTTCATCAATATCTGCTGGAAAGATTTCTGACTCTGGAATTCAATTGTAATTAAAAGTAGTTGGGTCAGGGTTTATTGCTAATTTATCATTTGCCAGTTGATATGAAAACTGAAAAGGAATATCAATTACTTGGGTTGTTTTTTGGGTATACGGTGTTCGAACACTAGCAACATATTTATTAAATAAATCAATAGCATTAAACTCAAAAAACAACACTAAAGTTCCAAAAAGGAAAGTTAACAAAGTTGTAATCCATTTTGTAATTGATTTTTGGGCAAAAGAAGTGGCAATTTTGACACCAAATGGTAAATAAAGGACGGGTTTTTTACGAATTGTTCTAAATTTTTTCCCAATTTTAAGACTATTAAATTGTTTTTGATTATTAATTAATGTTAACGGATTTTTATTCAATAAATTAATCGTAATTAGCATTAAAATCATTATAAAAATTAATGGAATAGTGACCAGAAAAACAGCAAAAATAATTCAATTGTTATAAAAATCACTAAATGGTAATAATGCAAATGGTTTGTATAAAATAATAAAGTAACTAGCAAACCCAAAGGCAAAAATATAACCTAAAATTGAACCTAAAATAATTGTTAAAACAATTGGAACAATAATACTTAAGGCTAATTGCCAAGTACTATAACCAAGTGATTTTAAAATCCCTAATGTTTGATGTTGAGCGGCAATATCACGTTTAATAAAAAAGTACATAATCGTTAAAATAACCAAGCTGGCGGCAAAACAAACTACGGCAAAAATAATATAATCAATCAAAATTAAAATTTCTTGTTGACCAGGTTCCCCAAAATCATCATACTTAGTAATTGTTTGATTTCAAGTTGTTGAAAAATAGTTAGTTATTAAAGTATTTAACTCTTTAAAACTATTATTAAAATTATCATTATTGTTAAAGCGGATATAAGCTTGATAATTATTTGTTAAAGCCGGATTATATTCAAAAATATTTTTATAGCCATTATCGGTCATATAAACCAAAGCAAAATTAGTTGAAGATGAACCATTGTAATTACCATTAATTGTCCGAAACGCTTCTAACATTAAATCACTATAACGATAACCATTTCCAACAATTTCAAATTGATTTGGTTTACCATCTTTCACCCCTAAATTAAGCAAATCATTATTTTTTAAGCCATTTTTACTCATAAAATAACTATTAACAAAAATTTCACCATCACTAATACTAGTCGCTGTTTTAATATTGTTACTAATATCAACACGGTTTAAGTTATTATTGCTTCACAATTGATTTATGTTATGGTGAAAAGCATTAATTAGATGATAAGTTGTCTCATTAATTGTTAAATCGGCACTATTATCAACCATCAGTTCTCAATTTAATGGTTTTTTTGTTTGGGAATCTAAGCTAGTTGTTAAAATATTTTTTAGACTATAAATTAAATAGTTACAATTTACTCCTTTAAATTCTTCAACAAACTGGGATAATGATTTTCCAGGTTTAAAACTTAAATTATGTTGACTAATAAAAGTTTGTAATTGATCAGTAATCCCTTTTTGTGAATCAAGACAAACTTGGGTATTATTATTTGTTTTTTCAATAAATTCAATTCAATCTGAAATCATCGTTTTTTGATCAAAGTTAGCAAAACCAATTCAATCACTTGCTAAAGCATTATAACTACGACTATTTAAATCC is a genomic window of Spiroplasma syrphidicola EA-1 containing:
- the typA gene encoding translational GTPase TypA: MEHKKIINIAVIAHVDAGKSTLVDALLQQSGVFHENAQIVDLIMDSDALEKERGITIYAKNCAINYKDYKINIVDTPGHADFSSEIERIIKTVDTVILLVDSSEGPMPQTRFVLQKSLELGLRPILLINKIDKKDQRAAEVVNEALELFMNLGATDEQLDFPVLYGIAKQGIVQKELTDQGENLIPLFETIINHVTPYPDLTSEPLRMQVSSLAFDEYIGRLGIGRLFAGTISEGQEVTIAKNDGQLAKGKITGVFVYEGLKRIKKQTAVAGDIVIIAGISDISIGDTICDKNNVVAMEPITIEEPTLAMNFLVNKSPFAGKEGKFVTTRNIKERLEKELEVNVGLRVQPLSDSSVDGFRVSGRGELHLSILLENLRREGFELAVSKPEVLLRRDDVNVLLEPMEEVIITVPDEYSGTVIGKLNLRKGTMLNMDMVGTHTKITYSIPTRGLIGYQREFINATHGEGILVRKFSGYEQYKGEIPSRGNGVLIANELGTTAAYALGALEERGSLFVTPGTKVYEGMIVGIHSRSNDLVVNPCKNKKLTNTRSAGNDDAIRLSPPIIMNLEESLEFIENDELVEITPLNIRLRKKWLNASERKQYEKQEQTPVE
- a CDS encoding PQQ-binding-like beta-propeller repeat protein — protein: MKNKMQVFYDNMCTSCQQKFKKVVSAVKKNILKDLDDLELFKCNIDKNHDIDEDNGVIPVAFIFCKHDSYAFFWKEDLYNGDGSPKLNMVNNVITLSQATIERIKEKSTNQQQLAVIKKEKTELIASKLINENSNSLKNHFGRQMLIMNRQHLLHMSKIKKLILSLGLGFILIIGVVAGTLGWYFTRIENKIAGSQSSDPNWRIDLAEVLTKRNLGPIPDNREETILNAAVAQNNNLKKDDLYLKNIKASKASVFVKSSSNIYLHNSSVEVNYLPELITLATDVKKVNFPKTVTSGTSEELLDIVKGSIENADLVTSNVKIENFNKIGDDVLQVDLTVIENSKIYLNSDVLKLYFSQSNRKLLSEVLTDVNLEDILNKKEDTIINKIGEKNPEVNLKAIEVEKGTILNSSAFIQVSTKYNEDYILDTDPIQVNYRVFNKDIGTVISSIPTTDSTEFNDATSGNGILYLDSIKKILVGTNTGLYLLNSDGTFKSKINDEMGDDNSIKAIGKLNDNTILVSTGRQTVWHLHSDGSVINQEKIQNSYTITSFLQLEDGTILAGGYNGAIYQLNKDGKVIATVQENLGVVISSLVKLSNNTILAGGWKNSIGGRIFQLTMAGKIIKKVGDFKNGIYSIIELKDETILATSMQTNYQLNDDGTVKEQVEAFRKSAFGTVQLPNGDFFMLSVEASVYKLRTE
- a CDS encoding ABC transporter permease, translating into MNFINKLIKNSLQYISKKLLNYLSIFFLLILSVGVFAGMFNYNAQLDVLYTNAVNNSIRYDTHVNLNKMDLNSRSYNALASDWIGFANFDQKTMISDWIEFIEKTNNNTQVCLDSQKGITDQLQTFISQHNLSFKPGKSLSQFVEEFKGVNCNYLIYSLKNILTTSLDSQTKKPLNWELMVDNSADLTINETTYHLINAFHHNINQLWSNNNLNRVDISNNIKTATSISDGEIFVNSYFMSKNGLKNNDLLNLGVKDGKPNQFEIVGNGYRYSDLMLEAFRTINGNYNGSSSTNFALVYMTDNGYKNIFEYNPALTNNYQAYIRFNNNDNFNNSFKELNTLITNYFSTTWNQTITKYDDFGEPGQQEILILIDYIIFAVVCFAASLVILTIMYFFIKRDIAAQHQTLGILKSLGYSTWQLALSIIVPIVLTIILGSILGYIFAFGFASYFIILYKPFALLPFSDFYNNWIIFAVFLVTIPLIFIMILMLITINLLNKNPLTLINNQKQFNSLKIGKKFRTIRKKPVLYLPFGVKIATSFAQKSITKWITTLLTFLFGTLVLFFEFNAIDLFNKYVASVRTPYTQKTTQVIDIPFQFSYQLANDKLAINPDPTTFNYNWIPESEIFPADIDENSFNCSWEWANKYMPITFTDQNDEVGKNKPGNEIIRIISQPMMNKCLNGDYLKQVINSKSFDELLSTVQSATTPELFVKIKFYLQNAKLQPSIPNLSFGKFIYDSNDELPLFSTSIEPLQLEDNTKIRQASVIGLDQETNFADYYNFDDNTSYVNNLFKPLSNSTAIPIVVSKKIWYSNEIPITHPFEWKVKTSPKDYQTTLLQVVGYTNNDTTTNNIYMDSKTLRSLLGIDRIPDQVDKKVFGQNRLISKRKEGFQPEHYLTIYSKNGLKPENYIYFTPTSAKDQNEAVIYATAILNNANSLMPLDLLQTSLENVFKNATLLIQITAIFTFIIVAFILMVLVNIVVEENKGIMATLKAMGYSNFKIMNYVLSWYIIAFVIGLGLPFLISFYAWQLLTSFIFSLTGLLFELVFSWQSIVIVILALFVLTSAITMIVLIRLRRERLIDLTK